TGTACCCTTCAGCTTTCTCGTTCCCCTGTTCTTTGGCGTGAATATAACGAAAGTTGGCAGCGGTAACGTGGGAGGAACTAACGTTTTACGCAACATGGGAGGCTGGCTCGGAGCGGCCGCCATGGTCATGGACGGTGTAAAGGCCTTCTTACCGATAATAATAGCCAGGAGTATTTTTGGCATATCTATGACCGAAGGTATGATGATAGGATTCTTCGCGGCCATCGGTCACAGTTACTCGATCTTCCTGAAATTCCGTGGCGGCAAGGCCGTCGCCTGTACAGTTGGAACGCTCTCTGCTTTGATTCCCTGGTATGTAGCCGTCTTTTTCGGAATCTGGCTGCCGATAGTCCTG
This portion of the Mesotoga infera genome encodes:
- the plsY gene encoding glycerol-3-phosphate 1-O-acyltransferase PlsY, whose translation is MRYLIFAVIGYFMGSVPFSFLVPLFFGVNITKVGSGNVGGTNVLRNMGGWLGAAAMVMDGVKAFLPIIIARSIFGISMTEGMMIGFFAAIGHSYSIFLKFRGGKAVACTVGTLSALIPWYVAVFFGIWLPIVLITQFVSLGSVLALLLLSIILFFTQGTGVGLWMLAFFVLALFRHRKNVRALIEGKERKTDLIAAFKKKRDRQ